The following coding sequences are from one Brooklawnia cerclae window:
- a CDS encoding DHA2 family efflux MFS transporter permease subunit, giving the protein MTAPSDPQEGLDMPEKRASGHPHPFRVIVGPLIAAFVGVYSEAAMNIALPDLMTVFSVSAAVVQWLTTGYLLAVGILLPLFGVLVRWLTTRQLLVLAAVCFLAGAVLSGAAVSFPMLAAGRIVQGMATGILLPLIFNTAIAVYPVRRRGTAIGMIGLVVMFAPAISPVIAGLILQSATWNWIFWLMIPVLVVALVVSMRWLENVRPITRPRVDVASIVMSTLGFGGVVLGLGLGGDNGWVDPVVLGSLIVGVLGVAGFSRRQLRLAEPMLDVRPFRHRNFLLSSLIIVGNNAMLMCAIFLIPMYLQNARSVAVVATGLLMLPGGALNGVFSAASGRVADVASPRVMVRCGLAIAIMASLLLMTTGEARPLWWIVLGHCLLMVGISLANAPTQTLGLNALPLDLASDGSTILSTLAQIGGAVGTALGASLLSAGERATAAGGTAAVAAGVGWGFAFSLGMACAGLVCSLLISRREPLSDAR; this is encoded by the coding sequence GTGACGGCGCCGTCTGATCCGCAGGAGGGCCTCGACATGCCCGAGAAAAGAGCATCAGGTCATCCGCATCCGTTCCGGGTGATCGTGGGTCCGCTCATCGCCGCCTTCGTCGGGGTGTACAGCGAAGCGGCCATGAACATCGCTCTGCCCGACCTCATGACGGTGTTCTCCGTCAGCGCCGCCGTCGTGCAGTGGCTGACCACGGGATACCTCCTGGCTGTGGGCATCCTGTTGCCGCTGTTCGGGGTGCTCGTGCGCTGGCTCACTACTCGTCAGCTCCTCGTTCTCGCCGCCGTGTGTTTCCTCGCCGGCGCCGTGCTCAGCGGCGCTGCCGTGTCCTTTCCCATGCTTGCTGCAGGCAGAATCGTTCAGGGCATGGCCACAGGCATCCTGCTTCCGCTCATCTTCAACACCGCTATCGCTGTCTATCCGGTGCGCAGGCGGGGAACCGCCATCGGGATGATCGGACTCGTGGTGATGTTCGCCCCGGCCATCAGCCCGGTTATTGCGGGTCTCATACTGCAATCCGCAACATGGAACTGGATCTTCTGGCTCATGATCCCGGTCCTCGTGGTCGCTCTGGTCGTGTCGATGCGATGGCTGGAGAACGTCCGCCCGATCACGCGGCCTCGGGTGGATGTCGCCTCCATCGTCATGTCTACCCTCGGTTTCGGCGGGGTGGTGTTGGGGCTCGGGCTTGGCGGGGACAACGGGTGGGTTGATCCTGTGGTCCTCGGTAGCCTCATCGTCGGCGTTCTGGGTGTTGCGGGTTTCAGTCGTCGTCAACTGCGCCTTGCCGAGCCGATGCTGGACGTGCGACCTTTCCGTCACCGCAACTTCCTCTTGAGCTCCCTGATCATCGTCGGCAACAACGCGATGCTGATGTGTGCGATCTTCCTCATTCCCATGTATCTACAGAACGCGAGGTCCGTCGCGGTCGTGGCAACTGGCCTGCTCATGCTCCCCGGCGGTGCCCTCAACGGTGTGTTCTCGGCGGCTTCGGGACGCGTCGCGGACGTCGCCAGCCCACGGGTGATGGTCCGTTGTGGTCTCGCGATCGCGATCATGGCCTCCCTCTTGCTGATGACGACCGGCGAGGCAAGGCCTCTGTGGTGGATTGTGCTCGGGCACTGCCTGCTCATGGTCGGCATCTCGCTGGCAAACGCGCCGACACAGACGTTGGGACTCAACGCGTTGCCACTCGATCTCGCGTCTGACGGGAGCACCATCTTGAGCACGCTTGCGCAGATCGGCGGGGCGGTGGGAACGGCGCTCGGCGCCAGCCTTCTCAGCGCCGGTGAACGCGCCACGGCTGCCGGGGGTACGGCGGCCGTAGCGGCGGGCGTCGGTTGGGGCTTCGCGTTCTCGCTGGGCATGGCGTGTGCGGGCCTCGTCTGTTCCCTGCTGATAAGCAGGAGAGAGCCGCTGTCGGATGCGAGATGA
- a CDS encoding ABC transporter permease, translated as MKTTDLIASAISNTFRSRTRTILTVLSIFIGAFTLTITSGLGTGINAYIDDTVSGVGASNAMTVTKTSESTGDPLASSGEPTEYDPDAVSTGIPGTTVIALTPDDIQSIKNIDGILDVDPQRSITPDYIRFEDGTRYVASVGSLVAGQTTVLSSGVEPDDGSGDLQVALPQAYVEPLGLGDDADALGQTIAIAITDATNTQHIVEATVVGVTEEALASPTGSSVLLNQALTETLHDAQSTGLPATQADRYSSASVWFDPDATDAAIDELKDQLADAGYTGTTIADQLGMITTVIDGIVLVLNAFAVIALLAAAFGIVNTLYMSVQERTREIGLMKAMGMGSGRVFALFSIEATFIGFLGSAIGALVAIVVGSAFSQVLSETLLADLAGLELIAFAPSSIATIVILVMVIAFLAGTLPAARAARADPVDSLRYE; from the coding sequence ATGAAAACCACGGACCTTATCGCCTCAGCGATCTCGAACACGTTCCGGTCGAGAACCCGGACAATCCTCACAGTCCTGTCGATCTTCATCGGCGCGTTCACGCTGACCATCACCAGCGGGCTCGGCACCGGTATCAACGCTTACATCGACGACACCGTCAGCGGCGTGGGCGCGTCCAATGCCATGACCGTCACCAAGACCAGCGAGAGCACGGGCGACCCTCTGGCGAGCAGCGGCGAGCCGACGGAATACGATCCGGACGCGGTTTCGACCGGTATCCCGGGCACCACGGTCATCGCGCTCACGCCAGATGACATCCAGTCGATAAAGAACATCGACGGGATACTCGACGTAGACCCACAGCGAAGCATCACCCCCGACTACATCCGGTTCGAGGACGGCACCAGGTACGTCGCGAGCGTAGGCAGCCTGGTGGCGGGCCAGACGACAGTGCTCTCTTCTGGTGTCGAACCCGACGATGGCTCCGGCGATCTGCAGGTCGCCTTGCCACAGGCTTATGTCGAGCCCCTCGGACTGGGCGACGACGCGGATGCACTGGGACAAACGATCGCCATCGCCATCACCGACGCGACAAACACGCAGCACATCGTCGAGGCGACGGTCGTCGGCGTCACGGAAGAGGCTCTGGCGTCACCAACGGGCTCGAGCGTCCTGCTGAACCAGGCGCTCACGGAGACGCTTCACGATGCGCAGAGTACCGGTCTTCCAGCGACTCAGGCAGACCGATACTCCTCGGCCAGCGTCTGGTTCGACCCCGACGCCACCGACGCGGCGATCGATGAGTTGAAGGACCAGCTTGCCGACGCCGGGTACACCGGCACCACCATCGCCGACCAGCTCGGCATGATCACCACTGTCATCGACGGAATCGTGCTCGTACTTAACGCGTTCGCCGTCATCGCGCTTCTGGCCGCAGCATTCGGAATCGTCAACACCCTCTACATGTCAGTGCAGGAACGCACCCGCGAGATCGGCCTCATGAAGGCGATGGGAATGGGCAGCGGACGTGTGTTCGCCCTGTTCAGCATCGAGGCGACGTTCATCGGCTTCCTCGGCAGCGCGATCGGGGCATTGGTCGCGATCGTCGTCGGGTCGGCCTTCAGTCAAGTGCTCTCCGAGACCCTTCTGGCCGATCTCGCAGGACTCGAGCTGATCGCGTTCGCGCCGTCGTCCATCGCGACCATCGTCATCCTTGTCATGGTCATCGCGTTCCTTGCCGGGACGCTGCCGGCCGCTCGGGCAGCACGAGCCGACCCAGTGGACTCCCTACGGTACGAGTGA
- a CDS encoding ABC transporter ATP-binding protein: protein MNNPILDVSNVHKTYGRGQNRFEALKGVSFTISGGESIAILGKSGSGKSTLMHCLALLDAPTSGTITLEGADTRSLKGRTLNRTRNKTFGFVFQQFFLTPSASVLDNVILPLKIAGVGSAERRRRGLAALEQLELLDKAKNKATDLSGGQKQRVVIARALVNDPRIIFADEPTGNLDSKTGSVVEDILFNLNREHGITLIVVTHDIDLATRCDRQLRIRDGLLAGTGQEAAA from the coding sequence ATGAACAATCCGATCCTCGATGTGTCGAACGTACACAAAACGTATGGCCGCGGCCAGAACCGCTTCGAAGCACTCAAGGGAGTGAGCTTCACGATCTCGGGGGGAGAGTCCATCGCGATTCTGGGTAAGAGCGGTTCTGGCAAGTCGACCCTCATGCACTGCCTCGCGCTCCTCGACGCCCCGACGTCGGGCACCATCACTCTGGAAGGCGCCGACACACGTTCCCTCAAGGGACGCACCCTCAACCGAACCCGCAACAAGACCTTCGGATTCGTGTTCCAGCAGTTCTTCCTCACCCCGAGCGCCTCGGTTCTGGACAACGTGATCCTGCCGCTGAAGATTGCAGGCGTCGGCTCCGCCGAGCGGAGGCGCCGCGGTCTGGCGGCGCTCGAGCAGTTGGAGCTCCTCGACAAGGCGAAGAACAAAGCCACGGATCTCTCCGGAGGCCAGAAGCAGCGCGTTGTCATCGCCCGCGCACTGGTGAACGATCCTCGGATCATTTTCGCCGACGAGCCCACCGGGAACCTCGATTCCAAGACCGGTTCCGTGGTCGAGGATATTCTCTTCAACCTGAACCGCGAGCACGGAATAACCCTGATCGTCGTCACCCACGACATCGACCTCGCGACACGATGCGATCGTCAGCTTCGTATCCGCGACGGCCTGCTCGCCGGCACGGGGCAGGAGGCTGCCGCATGA
- a CDS encoding histidine kinase produces the protein MLVVAPAFAPFLEPEMLPSDVLSWSAALVPALVLPLRRRAPVAVLVALVALFAITAIGGPLLPGIGLAIAVAVFHLANDTSRKASLVVGGVVMGVMTAISVTVAVTRDLDAHVFQFIVTIAFAAAAGDATRSRREYLVAVTERADRAEQTREAEARRRVTEERLRIARDLHDAVAHQIAVISLNAGVASTAMDTDPERARAALGTIRGAARTVLAEIGDLLSMLRSDGQDAPATAPQPGLGQLDELMDQFSSTGLEVHRRIEGDLSRVRGSAGMVAYRVVQESLTNAHKYGSGHRAHVLVAVLPETLRIVVTNPVDHGAPASVPDGAATPVPGAGVGLIGIRERVSSVRGTVHAGLVPGGWRVSAELPIPKEETT, from the coding sequence GTGCTTGTCGTCGCACCGGCGTTCGCGCCGTTCCTTGAACCCGAGATGCTTCCCAGCGATGTGCTGTCGTGGAGCGCCGCGCTCGTCCCAGCTCTCGTGCTGCCGCTGCGGCGACGAGCGCCGGTGGCTGTGCTCGTCGCTCTGGTCGCGCTGTTCGCGATCACCGCAATCGGTGGACCGTTGTTGCCGGGCATCGGCCTCGCGATCGCCGTCGCAGTCTTCCACTTGGCCAACGACACGAGCCGGAAGGCGTCGCTCGTCGTCGGCGGAGTCGTCATGGGCGTGATGACGGCGATCAGCGTGACGGTCGCAGTCACACGTGACCTGGACGCCCACGTGTTCCAATTCATCGTGACGATCGCGTTCGCGGCTGCCGCAGGGGATGCAACCCGCTCACGTCGTGAGTACCTGGTGGCCGTCACGGAGCGGGCAGATCGCGCGGAACAGACGCGTGAGGCAGAGGCGAGGCGTCGCGTGACTGAAGAACGCTTGCGGATCGCGCGCGACCTCCATGACGCGGTCGCTCACCAGATCGCTGTCATCAGCTTGAACGCCGGCGTCGCGTCCACGGCGATGGACACTGACCCCGAACGTGCGCGTGCAGCGCTCGGCACGATTCGCGGGGCGGCGCGCACAGTCCTGGCCGAGATCGGAGACCTGCTGAGCATGTTGCGCTCCGACGGGCAGGACGCCCCGGCCACTGCGCCGCAGCCAGGGCTGGGGCAGCTCGACGAGCTCATGGACCAGTTTTCCTCCACCGGGTTGGAGGTACACCGGAGGATCGAGGGTGACCTCTCCCGCGTCCGTGGAAGCGCCGGTATGGTCGCCTATCGGGTCGTCCAGGAGTCGCTCACCAACGCTCACAAATACGGTTCCGGTCACCGCGCGCATGTTCTCGTTGCCGTGCTGCCGGAAACGCTGCGCATTGTCGTCACGAATCCCGTCGATCATGGCGCACCTGCATCCGTCCCGGACGGGGCTGCCACCCCCGTCCCGGGGGCGGGGGTGGGGCTGATCGGCATCCGCGAGCGCGTCTCCTCGGTGCGAGGGACGGTGCATGCGGGGCTGGTGCCCGGCGGCTGGAGAGTCAGCGCCGAGCTTCCGATACCGAAGGAGGAAACCACGTGA
- a CDS encoding response regulator, translated as MTRVLVADDQVLIRQAVSDILAGQEDDEVVGQAVDGREAVKLARARRPDVVIMDIRMPNMDGIEATAEICGDPELAGTRVLILTTFEEDEYLVAALRAGASGFIGKGSEPDDIVRAVHAVHAGDTLLSPAATRSLITRYVRVPARAGQGSLPELSGLTEREREVLFLVATGRSNQDIADELVISPHTAKTHVNRVMTKLRVHDRAQLVIIAYESGLLTPGS; from the coding sequence GTGACGCGTGTGCTCGTCGCCGACGACCAGGTGCTGATCCGCCAGGCTGTCTCGGACATTCTTGCTGGTCAAGAAGATGACGAGGTCGTCGGCCAGGCCGTCGACGGTCGGGAGGCGGTCAAGCTGGCTCGGGCGCGTCGCCCGGACGTCGTGATCATGGACATCCGAATGCCGAACATGGACGGCATTGAGGCTACAGCAGAGATCTGCGGCGATCCCGAACTCGCAGGCACGAGAGTGCTCATCCTCACGACGTTCGAGGAGGACGAGTACCTCGTCGCCGCCCTCAGGGCAGGCGCGAGCGGGTTCATCGGCAAGGGCTCCGAACCGGACGACATCGTCCGTGCGGTGCATGCGGTGCACGCCGGCGACACGCTACTGTCGCCGGCGGCCACTCGCAGCCTGATCACCAGGTACGTCCGTGTGCCTGCTCGGGCAGGCCAGGGCTCACTGCCCGAACTGTCGGGGCTGACCGAGCGCGAGCGCGAAGTGTTGTTCCTGGTGGCGACGGGACGATCCAATCAGGACATCGCTGACGAACTCGTCATTTCGCCGCATACGGCGAAGACCCATGTGAACCGCGTCATGACGAAGTTGCGGGTTCACGACCGCGCACAGTTGGTCATCATCGCTTATGAGTCCGGATTGCTCACACCGGGAAGCTGA
- a CDS encoding MDR family MFS transporter, which yields MTTSIRPAIDAAASIPEPGHSRHVVLVFAGLLVAMLLSSLDQTVFSTALPTIVGELGGVTHMLWVTTAYLVASTIMMPIYGKLGDLLGRKGLFIGALTIFLVGSVLGGFAQNMTGLIVARAVHGIGGGGLMILAQAIIADVAPVRERSKYMGIMGAVFGLSSVVGPLLGGWFTESAHWRWAFWINVPLGIAAIALATVFLRLPKHEHKVRLDVWGITTMAIAVTSVILVASWGGTEYEWGSPVIVGLIAAAVVFGALFVLAEHHAVEPIIPLALFKSRNFVLATTAGLFIGIAMFGAIAYLPTYLQMVTGVNATVSGLMMIPMVAGLTLGAVTTGQLASLTGRYKWMPIASMIGLGLGLWLLSTLTVETRLWVLLSYLFVLGLGVGLGMQILVLVVQNSLPDSQVGTATAANNFFREIGASLGGAIVGALFTSRLTDLLSGLASVGGASAGSLDSLTPGAVRALPQAIRDVIVSAYNDALTPVFAALIPMVVVGLVLVSFIKEVPLRSTIEDANGASEGVDRETNRTGDLP from the coding sequence GTGACCACTTCGATCAGACCAGCGATCGACGCAGCCGCGTCCATCCCTGAGCCGGGGCACTCTCGCCATGTTGTCCTCGTTTTTGCCGGGCTTCTTGTCGCGATGCTGCTCAGTTCGCTTGACCAGACTGTCTTTTCCACTGCGCTGCCCACCATCGTGGGCGAACTCGGTGGGGTGACTCACATGCTGTGGGTCACGACGGCATATCTGGTCGCATCGACGATCATGATGCCGATCTATGGCAAGCTCGGCGACCTCCTGGGCCGCAAGGGCCTGTTCATCGGGGCGCTGACGATCTTTCTCGTCGGCTCGGTGTTGGGAGGGTTTGCCCAAAACATGACCGGGCTGATTGTTGCTCGTGCCGTTCACGGCATTGGTGGTGGCGGCCTGATGATCCTTGCTCAGGCGATCATCGCTGACGTTGCGCCGGTACGTGAGCGGTCAAAATACATGGGCATCATGGGCGCGGTCTTCGGATTGTCCTCAGTTGTCGGCCCGCTCTTGGGCGGCTGGTTCACAGAGTCGGCGCATTGGCGGTGGGCGTTCTGGATCAATGTCCCTCTTGGTATCGCCGCCATAGCGCTCGCAACAGTCTTCCTCAGACTCCCCAAACATGAGCACAAGGTTCGACTCGACGTTTGGGGGATCACCACCATGGCTATCGCGGTCACATCGGTCATCCTCGTCGCGTCGTGGGGAGGGACTGAATACGAATGGGGCTCTCCCGTCATTGTCGGTCTCATCGCGGCAGCGGTGGTGTTCGGTGCGCTTTTCGTACTCGCGGAACACCACGCTGTCGAACCGATCATCCCTCTCGCATTGTTCAAGAGCCGGAATTTCGTTCTCGCCACGACCGCGGGCTTGTTCATCGGGATAGCCATGTTCGGTGCAATCGCTTACCTGCCCACCTATCTGCAGATGGTCACGGGCGTCAACGCGACGGTTTCGGGGCTCATGATGATTCCCATGGTCGCCGGTCTCACACTGGGAGCGGTCACCACGGGTCAGTTGGCATCGTTAACCGGACGCTACAAGTGGATGCCCATTGCCAGCATGATCGGCCTCGGTCTCGGCTTGTGGCTCTTGTCCACGCTCACGGTTGAGACCCGTCTTTGGGTTCTTCTGAGTTACCTGTTCGTCCTCGGTCTTGGGGTTGGGCTGGGTATGCAGATCCTCGTGCTGGTCGTCCAGAACTCGTTGCCCGACTCACAGGTCGGTACTGCGACCGCTGCCAACAACTTCTTCCGTGAGATCGGCGCATCCCTCGGCGGCGCCATCGTCGGGGCGCTGTTTACCTCGCGCCTGACCGATCTCCTGTCAGGGCTGGCGTCGGTGGGAGGAGCATCGGCAGGCAGCCTCGACTCTCTCACCCCCGGGGCCGTACGCGCACTGCCGCAAGCGATTCGCGATGTCATCGTCAGTGCGTACAACGATGCGCTCACCCCGGTGTTCGCCGCCCTGATCCCGATGGTGGTCGTTGGCCTCGTCCTCGTCAGCTTCATTAAGGAGGTTCCTCTTCGTTCGACGATCGAGGACGCGAACGGCGCCTCAGAGGGTGTGGATAGAGAGACCAACCGGACCGGGGATCTCCCTTGA
- a CDS encoding sortase encodes MHLGRQRSAGLSRGDHVHTLDRTLHYRVRSIEVVEPSDISGLVVVPGEDLVSLVTCTPLGINTHRLIVEGERIADPDEDRHLLPSLPARGANSPALSCICRAIVQFDSEHDIHGVKTAPCLGAV; translated from the coding sequence ATACACCTAGGCCGCCAGCGATCTGCCGGTCTATCACGGGGCGACCACGTTCATACCCTCGACCGCACCCTGCACTACCGGGTGCGAAGTATCGAGGTCGTCGAACCGAGCGACATCTCCGGCCTCGTGGTCGTGCCCGGTGAGGATCTCGTCTCGCTGGTGACCTGCACGCCGCTGGGCATCAACACGCATCGGCTGATCGTGGAGGGCGAGCGCATCGCCGATCCGGACGAGGACCGGCACCTGCTGCCATCTCTACCCGCTCGGGGAGCGAACTCGCCGGCGCTGTCGTGCATATGTCGCGCGATTGTCCAGTTTGATTCAGAGCACGACATTCACGGCGTCAAGACCGCACCTTGTCTAGGCGCTGTTTAG
- a CDS encoding DUF6788 family protein: MEQWTDDELYAERRRLADSLPGLADFTPASLHEEWRRCGKPTCRCARKGDPGHGPRYTLVRRRMGRVVTRRVPAVMVAEFEERTKRWAQFQQACSRLAEVNAELDRRRLLGEAGAGRSATGAERQGGATRVTRSARPV, encoded by the coding sequence GTGGAGCAGTGGACGGACGACGAACTGTATGCCGAGCGTCGCCGGTTGGCGGACAGCCTGCCGGGATTGGCGGACTTCACCCCGGCGTCGTTGCACGAGGAATGGCGCCGGTGCGGTAAACCGACGTGCCGGTGCGCCCGGAAAGGCGATCCGGGGCATGGGCCGCGGTACACCCTGGTGCGGCGGCGTATGGGCCGGGTGGTGACCCGTCGGGTGCCGGCCGTGATGGTGGCCGAGTTCGAGGAACGCACCAAGCGCTGGGCCCAGTTCCAGCAGGCGTGCAGCCGGCTGGCCGAGGTCAATGCCGAGTTGGACCGGCGTCGACTGCTCGGGGAGGCAGGCGCGGGCCGGTCGGCGACAGGGGCCGAGCGACAGGGCGGCGCCACCCGTGTGACCCGTTCGGCGCGGCCGGTTTAG
- a CDS encoding phosphopantetheine-binding protein has product MNETTAVLRRTIESVLYDADLSGLAADTSLKDLGANSIDRIDILIQAMNELSITCDLMEFKDARSFGEIAHVLHAKRA; this is encoded by the coding sequence ATGAACGAGACGACAGCGGTGCTGAGGCGGACGATCGAAAGCGTCCTCTACGACGCCGACCTGAGCGGTCTGGCCGCCGACACGAGCCTCAAGGACCTCGGCGCCAACTCGATCGACCGTATCGACATCCTCATCCAGGCCATGAACGAGCTCTCGATCACGTGCGACCTGATGGAGTTCAAGGACGCGCGGTCCTTCGGCGAGATCGCCCACGTGCTGCACGCGAAACGCGCCTGA
- a CDS encoding beta-ketoacyl synthase N-terminal-like domain-containing protein: protein MPETPPPRPAITGMGVFCAGGYGTASLCETLRQAPAFDPASTDVLLAEIADEQRFTAHVGRLADDGTTGGVVLKATRRGRVADRLMLLAALEAWTSAGLSASTAEEAQRIGCVLAANNHFDRELETSFADRPGHARLVNPRERLACLDPYALGLLSRVFGFTGHSATVGSQSACSASAVVHAAGLLRSGLLDHCLVVAPAFFPSDSFREMLENLGIVSRIEGEAPVRPFDSSHAGTSQAPIAAAIVLSARPEHGPGTVTVEGVGSCLHRSTGTEPDLTGEVLAMRGALRDANLAPSDIGYVNAHATGTPRGDEVEALAIAEVFSGVARPPLVNGTKAIVGHGFNAAGLVGIVATCLQLTHGFVHDTPGLVDPIADLAWPGRGGTRAAADVDLAICNTFSFFGINTSVVLSSRNGCVGQGKGSHTS, encoded by the coding sequence ATGCCCGAGACACCCCCACCACGGCCCGCCATCACAGGGATGGGCGTGTTCTGCGCCGGAGGATACGGCACCGCCTCGTTGTGCGAGACCCTGAGGCAGGCCCCGGCCTTCGATCCGGCGAGCACCGACGTGCTCCTCGCAGAGATCGCCGACGAACAGCGCTTCACCGCCCACGTGGGGCGTCTCGCCGATGACGGCACCACCGGGGGCGTCGTCCTCAAGGCGACACGCCGGGGACGCGTGGCCGACCGGCTCATGCTCCTGGCCGCGCTGGAGGCGTGGACCTCGGCCGGCCTGTCGGCCTCCACGGCAGAGGAGGCCCAGCGGATCGGCTGCGTCCTCGCGGCCAACAACCACTTCGACCGTGAACTGGAGACCTCCTTCGCGGACCGCCCGGGCCACGCGCGGCTCGTGAATCCGCGCGAGCGTCTCGCGTGCCTCGACCCGTACGCCCTGGGTCTCCTGTCGCGGGTCTTCGGGTTCACGGGTCACTCCGCGACCGTCGGTTCCCAATCCGCCTGCTCGGCCTCCGCGGTCGTCCACGCGGCCGGGTTGCTCCGCTCCGGGCTCCTCGACCACTGCCTGGTCGTGGCCCCGGCGTTCTTCCCGTCCGACAGCTTCCGGGAGATGCTCGAGAACCTGGGCATCGTCTCACGGATCGAGGGAGAGGCCCCGGTGCGGCCGTTCGACTCCTCCCACGCGGGCACATCGCAGGCCCCCATCGCGGCCGCGATCGTCCTGAGTGCGCGTCCTGAGCACGGCCCCGGCACGGTCACGGTCGAGGGAGTGGGGAGCTGCCTCCATCGGTCGACGGGAACGGAGCCCGACCTCACGGGCGAGGTGCTGGCCATGCGCGGAGCGCTGAGGGACGCGAACCTCGCGCCGTCCGACATCGGTTACGTCAATGCCCACGCGACCGGAACCCCTCGCGGGGACGAGGTCGAGGCACTCGCGATCGCCGAGGTCTTCTCCGGGGTCGCCCGGCCGCCGCTCGTGAACGGCACCAAGGCGATCGTCGGGCACGGTTTCAACGCGGCGGGGCTGGTCGGCATCGTCGCCACCTGCCTGCAGCTCACGCACGGGTTCGTGCACGACACCCCGGGGCTCGTCGATCCGATCGCCGATCTCGCCTGGCCGGGCCGAGGCGGGACGCGGGCCGCCGCGGACGTCGACCTGGCGATCTGCAACACGTTCTCGTTCTTCGGGATCAACACCAGCGTGGTCCTGTCGAGCCGCAATGGCTGCGTCGGCCAGGGGAAAGGGAGTCACACGTCGTGA
- a CDS encoding hydroxymethylglutaryl-CoA synthase family protein produces the protein MNRVGIEYLNFYGGSAYIDVKELFEARGLDAARFDNLLLYRKSVGMPWEDAVSNAVNAAKPIIDALTDDEKSRIELVVTASESGLDFGKSMSTYIHDLLGLGRDCRLYEVKQACFGGTAALESASTFVASNMSPGAKALVLATDVVYSTARGTYVEPSQGVGAVAMLVGDEPEVLDLDFQAYGSQGYEVMDTCRPLANLETGDADLSLLSYLDCLGKSYANYTAKVQGADFAATFDYLAFHTPFAGMVKGGHRKMMRDLYGMTTRDIDADFHKRVAPSLRACGDVGNVYSATLYLALSSLLTHAEITGPKRIGLFSYGSGCSSKFFSGVVTPASQRRLLDMRVQERLDDRYRLSMEEYDDVIDLNAEWGFGVQNKDVDTTGPEGLYRRKFEGSGLLVLDRVRGFHREYRWA, from the coding sequence GTGAACAGAGTCGGAATCGAATACCTGAACTTCTACGGCGGCAGCGCATACATCGATGTCAAGGAACTCTTCGAGGCCCGCGGGCTCGACGCCGCGAGGTTCGACAACCTCCTGCTCTACCGCAAGTCGGTCGGCATGCCGTGGGAGGACGCGGTCTCGAACGCCGTGAACGCGGCGAAGCCGATCATCGATGCCCTCACGGACGACGAGAAGAGCCGCATCGAGCTCGTCGTGACCGCGAGCGAGTCGGGGCTCGACTTCGGCAAGTCGATGAGCACCTACATCCACGACCTGCTCGGCCTCGGCCGCGACTGCAGGCTCTACGAGGTCAAGCAGGCGTGTTTCGGGGGGACGGCCGCGCTGGAATCGGCCTCGACCTTCGTCGCGTCGAACATGTCTCCCGGAGCCAAGGCGCTCGTCCTGGCGACCGATGTGGTCTATTCGACGGCGCGGGGAACCTACGTCGAGCCCTCCCAGGGCGTGGGTGCCGTCGCGATGCTCGTCGGCGACGAACCGGAGGTGCTCGACCTGGACTTCCAGGCGTACGGGAGCCAGGGGTACGAGGTCATGGACACCTGTCGTCCCCTGGCCAACCTCGAGACCGGCGATGCCGACCTCTCACTCCTGTCGTACCTCGACTGCCTCGGGAAGTCGTACGCGAACTACACGGCGAAGGTGCAGGGCGCGGACTTCGCGGCCACCTTCGACTACCTCGCGTTCCACACACCCTTCGCCGGCATGGTCAAGGGCGGCCATCGCAAGATGATGCGCGACCTGTACGGCATGACGACACGCGACATCGACGCCGACTTCCACAAGCGCGTCGCCCCGTCGCTGCGGGCATGCGGTGATGTCGGCAACGTGTACTCCGCGACGCTCTACCTGGCCCTGAGCTCGCTCCTGACACACGCCGAGATCACCGGGCCGAAGCGGATCGGGCTGTTCTCCTACGGGTCGGGGTGCTCATCGAAGTTCTTCAGCGGGGTCGTGACCCCCGCCTCGCAGCGACGCCTGCTCGACATGCGCGTCCAGGAGCGTCTCGACGACCGCTACAGGCTCAGCATGGAGGAGTACGACGACGTCATCGACCTGAACGCCGAGTGGGGCTTCGGCGTGCAGAACAAGGACGTCGACACCACAGGGCCCGAGGGCCTCTACAGGCGCAAGTTCGAGGGCAGCGGGCTTCTCGTGCTGGACCGCGTCCGTGGCTTCCACAGGGAATACCGGTGGGCCTGA